One window from the genome of Fulvivirga lutea encodes:
- a CDS encoding DUF5004 domain-containing protein, whose amino-acid sequence MKNIIKNKWTYMLAITLLVVTACSDDIEDLKLEPAESKTALLSGTWALTSVIQTDEDAVRKGFPEFVLREDITSLFDFTDLVLTLNADGTYSVTAGNSPNIVGSTSGTYSLDNQEFPSQILFEGGRTIDIGTYEGLSEGVLTLKFVRYQRNSEGEITNAFLSYEYKFERQ is encoded by the coding sequence ATGAAAAATATTATAAAAAATAAATGGACTTATATGCTGGCAATTACTTTGCTTGTTGTAACAGCATGTAGCGATGATATAGAGGATCTTAAGTTGGAGCCTGCTGAAAGTAAAACCGCATTACTTTCTGGTACGTGGGCTTTAACAAGTGTTATACAAACAGATGAAGATGCCGTTAGAAAGGGCTTTCCAGAGTTTGTTTTAAGAGAGGATATAACCTCATTATTTGATTTTACTGATTTGGTTCTAACACTAAATGCAGATGGAACTTATTCGGTAACTGCTGGTAACTCACCAAATATAGTGGGTTCAACTTCAGGTACTTATTCACTTGATAATCAAGAATTCCCCTCTCAAATATTATTTGAAGGTGGCAGAACTATTGATATTGGAACTTATGAAGGCTTATCAGAAGGTGTTCTGACGTTAAAGTTTGTCAGGTATCAAAGAAATAGTGAAGGTGAAATAACAAACGCCTTCCTTAGTTATGAATATAAATTTGAAAGACAGTAA
- a CDS encoding DUF4961 domain-containing protein has product MKNIAIFILFIVVAFNASAQLVRTNPAVFTAEDEVTFTIDASLSSNESLVGFNGDVWAWVFISSGCTANCDAPSNINPAGGPETDPAKMTRDPDNPDVYSITFVPTEFFGKSPGEIQQIGFVLKSVDWGDGIQTQDFTVDVTPIEFVPNENRSFPSKFTQEDIVTIYFDQSLSDDNAVNDLNEVFVFPVADIRRANGTLESDFEIVSEDEVINTPSLQMTKRGYKLFSLTIIPENLFQLGTGDEIISIKYNYVSSDGLRKSATRHELFLLSLD; this is encoded by the coding sequence ATGAAAAATATAGCAATATTCATATTATTTATAGTGGTGGCATTTAATGCCAGTGCACAGCTTGTTAGGACAAACCCTGCTGTTTTTACGGCTGAGGATGAAGTAACTTTTACAATAGATGCATCTCTTAGTTCGAATGAGAGCTTAGTTGGTTTCAATGGCGATGTATGGGCTTGGGTATTTATTTCGAGTGGTTGTACAGCAAATTGCGATGCTCCATCAAACATAAACCCTGCTGGAGGTCCGGAAACAGATCCTGCGAAAATGACAAGAGACCCTGACAACCCGGATGTTTATTCAATTACATTTGTGCCGACTGAATTTTTCGGAAAATCTCCTGGTGAAATACAACAAATTGGATTTGTACTAAAGAGTGTTGACTGGGGTGACGGTATTCAAACACAGGATTTTACTGTTGATGTAACACCTATTGAATTCGTGCCTAATGAAAATAGATCATTCCCCTCAAAGTTTACTCAGGAAGACATTGTTACAATTTATTTTGATCAGAGTTTGTCTGACGATAATGCTGTAAATGATCTTAATGAAGTATTTGTATTTCCTGTTGCGGACATTAGAAGAGCCAATGGTACATTAGAATCAGATTTCGAAATTGTATCAGAAGATGAGGTAATCAACACACCTAGTCTTCAAATGACTAAAAGAGGGTATAAATTATTTTCGCTAACCATCATACCTGAAAACCTTTTTCAATTAGGCACAGGAGATGAAATTATTTCAATTAAATACAATTATGTAAGTTCTGATGGTTTGAGAAAATCTGCCACCAGACACGAACTGTTTTTGTTATCACTGGATTAA